GACGACCGACGGAATTATATGGTTGTTCGTTAACAATACTCGTGGTAGTGTGGGAATGAGTCTCTCGCAACTCGACGGCATGGCGGTGCCGAAGATCGCGACGACGCTCCGTGACGCCGGCGTCGCGGGGGCGGGTGGGGCCGGATTTCCGACCCACGCGAAGTGGCGGCGGCTCGACGACGTGGATCACTTACTGGTCAACCACCAGGAGAGCGAACCGATCTACTACATGGATCGGTGGCTCGGCAGGGAGCGGGCGCACGCGTTCGCCGCCCTCTTCGAGGCGTTGCTCGGGTCGGCGTTCGAGACGGTGGTCGTGACGCCCAAACTGAAACATCGCGACTGGACACGGGGGTTGGAGGCGGTGACGGACGCCACGGTCTATCTCCCCGAGGACCTCCCGGTCGACGCCGACGACGAGTCGGGGGTGGTGTTCGCGTACACCGACGACGAGTACAAGTACGGCATGGAGAGCATCCTCCTGAACGTCGCCACGGGGACCGTCGTCCGCGGCGACGACCTCCCCATGGATCACGGCTGGATCGTCCAGAACACCGAGACGCTCTGGAACGCGTACCGGGCGCTCGACCGCGACATCCCGACGACGCGGACGTACGTCCACGTCGCCGGCAACGTCCCCGAGCACCGCTTTCTCGACGTGCCGATCGGCACGCCCGCCGCCGACCTCCTCGACGCGGCCGGGCGCCCCATCGGCTCCCTCTCGGACGCCGAGGTGCTCCTCCACGGCGGCCCGGGGTGGTCGTTCCGGACCGACGGCACGCCCGCCGAGTTCCGGGTCTCGAAGCGCACGAACGCCATCCTCGTCCTCGACGCCGACACCGTCGCGGCCAACACCTACGGCGACGGGCGAATCGAGGTGCTCGACGCCCGCGACTGGGGCGGCGATCACGAGACGACGCCGACGACACTCGACCCCGACGCCGTCGGCGTCCCACTCGCCGCCAACCCGGCGATCGGTCCCGTCGAACCGGCCGACCCCCTGGTGTCGCCGGGCGACCGCGTAAAGCGACGGGAGCCCATCGCCGTCCCCGGTGACGGCATCAGCAACGCCCACCACGCACCCATCGACGGCATCGTGACCGACGTGTTCGAGAGCCGTATCGACATCCGCTTCGACGTCTGTCCGGTGTAGACGGCACGCGCCGTCCGCCACGCCGGGGCGCCGTCGGACCGTTACACCGGCAGTCGAGACCGCGCGAACCCCGCGAACGTTCGAAGCTTCGACGGCCGCCGAATCCGCTCCATCTCCGCCTCGGTCAACGCGAAGTCGAACACGTCGCGGTTCGCGGCGAGGTGGTCGCGGCTCGTCGCCTTCGGGATGGTCGCGACCCCTTCGTGCTGGATCGCCCACCGGATCGCCACCTGCGCGGCCGTCTTCCCGTAGCGACGGCCGACCCTCCGGAGTACGTCGTCGTCGAGGACGCCCCCGTGACACAGTGGGCTGTACGCCGTCAGGAACACGTCGTTGCGCCGGCAGTACGACAGGAGGCGTCGCTGGTCCCAGTAGGGGTGAAACTGCACCTGGTTCGTGAAGATGGGGGCGTCGGACAGCCGTCGCGCCTCGTCGAGGCGGCGCACGTCGAAGTTCGAGACGCCGACGTGCCGGACCAACCCCTCGTCGACGAGTTCGTTCATCGCCGTCAGCGTCTCGGCCAGCGGCGGGCCGCCGGGCAGTCGCACCGGCGAGAACGGCGGCTTGTCGTTCGGCCAGTGGACGAGCAGGCAGTCGAGGTAGTCGGTACCCAGTCGGTCGAGGCTCTCCCTGACGGAGCGCTGGACCGCCCCGTTCCGCCGACTCCCACCGTCTAGTTTCGTCGTGAGAAAGACGTCGTCGCGGTCCACCGGGCTCGACTCGATGGCCGCTCCGACCCGTCGCTCGTTGCCGTACGCCTGTGCGGTGTCGACGTGGCGATAGCCCAGTTCGAGCGCCGTCTCGACCGCCCGGCGGCAGTCGTCGCCGCGGAGGCGCCACGTCCCGAGGCCGACCGCCGGCACCTCGACGCCGCCGACGGTCACCGTGTCCGCTGTCATGGAGTCCCACGGGGCGCGGTCGGCCTAAGGGTGACGGCGCGGTCGAGTCGAGTCGAGTCGAATCGAGTCGGGGATTCATACGCACCGCCACCCAACGGCCGGCGTGTCGACGCCGAACGCGTACGAACTGGGATTCCGGTCGGTCGACCGCGAGTTCAGCGACCGCCGGCTCCCCGTCGAGGGCACCGTCCCCAACTGGCTCTCGGGTCGCCTGATCCGCAACGGTCCTGGTCGGTTCGAGGTCGGTGGGGAGCGCGCGACCCACTGGTTCGACGGCCTCGCGATGCTCCGGAAGTACGCCGTCGCCGACGGCGCCGTCCGCTACACGAACCGCTTCCTCCGGACCGAGGCGTACGACGCCGCGACCCGTGGCGAACGGACCGCGGAGTTCGCGTCCGGACCGAGTCCCGTCCGGCGGGCGCTCCGCTGGCTCCGGGCGCTCGGCCCGCCGGAGTCGACCGACAACGCCAACGTCAACGTCGTCCGCTTCGGCGACCACTACGTCGCCCAGACGGAGGCGCCCCGGCGGATCGCCTTCGATCCCGACACCCTGGCGACCCGCGGCGAGTTCCGCTTCACCGACGACCTCACCCTCCACCTGTCGACGGCGCACGCGACGGTCGACCCCCGGACTGGCGAGACGGTCGGGTTCGGCCTCCAGTTCGGCCGCCGAGCTCAGTATCACGTCTACGCCGTCGATCCGGGGACGGCAGCGCGCCGACGGATCGGGTCGGTCCGCGCACGGGGGCCGGGCTACGTCCACGACTGCGCCGTCACCCGCGACTACGTCGTCCTCGTCGAGACGCCGCTCCGGATCGACCTGTGGCGGATACTCGTGCCGTGGGGCGACGGCTTCCTCGATGCGCTCCACTACGACGACGACCGGGGCACCCGCCTCGTCGTCGTCGACCGGGAGACGGGCGACCTGGTCGCCGATCCCGTCGTTCCCCCCTTCTTCACCTTCCATCACGTCAACGCCTACCAGACCGACGACGAGGTGGTGATGGACCTCGTCGCCTTCGAGGACGCGAGCATCGTCGACGCCCTCGCGTTCGAGACGCTGGCCGAGGACGCCTTCGCCGCGGCGCCCGACGGTCGCCTCGACCGCTTTCGGTTCGAGCCCACGGCGACCGATCCGGACGTGACCCGCGCCCGCCGCTACGACGGCGGGTGCGAACTCCCGACGGTCCCCCGATCCGTGCGGACGCGACCCTACCGCTACGCCTACGCACAGGCGACGGACCGGCGCGGCGCGAACGGCCTCGTGAAAGTCGACCTCGAACGGGAGATGGCGACCGAATGGTGGGCGCGCGGCGTT
This window of the Haloplanus rubicundus genome carries:
- a CDS encoding NADH dehydrogenase subunit, translating into MSLSQLDGMAVPKIATTLRDAGVAGAGGAGFPTHAKWRRLDDVDHLLVNHQESEPIYYMDRWLGRERAHAFAALFEALLGSAFETVVVTPKLKHRDWTRGLEAVTDATVYLPEDLPVDADDESGVVFAYTDDEYKYGMESILLNVATGTVVRGDDLPMDHGWIVQNTETLWNAYRALDRDIPTTRTYVHVAGNVPEHRFLDVPIGTPAADLLDAAGRPIGSLSDAEVLLHGGPGWSFRTDGTPAEFRVSKRTNAILVLDADTVAANTYGDGRIEVLDARDWGGDHETTPTTLDPDAVGVPLAANPAIGPVEPADPLVSPGDRVKRREPIAVPGDGISNAHHAPIDGIVTDVFESRIDIRFDVCPV
- a CDS encoding aldo/keto reductase; protein product: MTADTVTVGGVEVPAVGLGTWRLRGDDCRRAVETALELGYRHVDTAQAYGNERRVGAAIESSPVDRDDVFLTTKLDGGSRRNGAVQRSVRESLDRLGTDYLDCLLVHWPNDKPPFSPVRLPGGPPLAETLTAMNELVDEGLVRHVGVSNFDVRRLDEARRLSDAPIFTNQVQFHPYWDQRRLLSYCRRNDVFLTAYSPLCHGGVLDDDVLRRVGRRYGKTAAQVAIRWAIQHEGVATIPKATSRDHLAANRDVFDFALTEAEMERIRRPSKLRTFAGFARSRLPV
- a CDS encoding carotenoid oxygenase family protein, yielding MSTPNAYELGFRSVDREFSDRRLPVEGTVPNWLSGRLIRNGPGRFEVGGERATHWFDGLAMLRKYAVADGAVRYTNRFLRTEAYDAATRGERTAEFASGPSPVRRALRWLRALGPPESTDNANVNVVRFGDHYVAQTEAPRRIAFDPDTLATRGEFRFTDDLTLHLSTAHATVDPRTGETVGFGLQFGRRAQYHVYAVDPGTAARRRIGSVRARGPGYVHDCAVTRDYVVLVETPLRIDLWRILVPWGDGFLDALHYDDDRGTRLVVVDRETGDLVADPVVPPFFTFHHVNAYQTDDEVVMDLVAFEDASIVDALAFETLAEDAFAAAPDGRLDRFRFEPTATDPDVTRARRYDGGCELPTVPRSVRTRPYRYAYAQATDRRGANGLVKVDLEREMATEWWARGVYVEEPRMVQRPGADAEDAGVVLAPALDTDAERSVLLVFDAETLSLLARAPLPHAVPFGFHGRFFAAD